In Winkia neuii, a genomic segment contains:
- a CDS encoding ferredoxin family protein — protein sequence MEEYIGGTVPDRLARNVYEVDEGNPHIEVNQEIAKATGTGKLLVRICPAHVYSEAENGDIEVEYAACLECGTCRAVAAPGALTWHYPQSSMGIMFREG from the coding sequence ATGGAAGAATACATTGGGGGAACCGTTCCGGACCGCCTGGCCAGGAACGTGTACGAAGTAGACGAAGGTAACCCGCACATTGAGGTAAATCAGGAGATTGCGAAGGCCACGGGCACTGGCAAGCTGCTGGTTCGCATTTGCCCTGCGCATGTGTACTCCGAAGCGGAAAACGGAGACATTGAGGTCGAATACGCGGCCTGCCTCGAATGTGGCACCTGTCGCGCGGTAGCTGCTCCTGGCGCTTTGACCTGGCATTACCCGCAGTCCTCTATGGGGATCATGTTCCGCGAAGGCTAA
- a CDS encoding FAD-dependent oxidoreductase, which produces MTEEEYDFDAIVIGGGISGAVCAYLLASQEKEVLLIERGVEPGSKNLSGGVFYCRVMQEIFPNFIEEAPIERKITRNCISFLNKESFVNVDYWDGRLAEPVNAVTVLRAKFDPWLSRQCEEAGVTVMPGIKVDSLVKEDGRYIGVRAGEDELKARVIIAADGVNSFISKDEGLRDREPKENLAVGVKSVIQLGEGRIRERFNLNEDEGAAYAIVGDCTEGVAGGGFMYTNKESVSIGIVARLDDIEKKGKVSSDLHDHFLSHPAIAPFLKDGELLEYGCHLVAEGGSKMQHDLVHPGLIVIGDAAGFTLNTGFTVRGMDLAAGSAQAAARAVLAALDKKDYSKEALSAYITEYESMFVGKDMKTYAGAPEFLENDEMYGEVGELVANVLYGVYNHDLTPRKHLVKVAWDAFKESPLKLTKLAKIAVQGMRSM; this is translated from the coding sequence ATGACCGAAGAAGAGTACGACTTTGATGCCATCGTCATTGGTGGCGGAATTTCGGGTGCGGTTTGCGCCTACCTGCTCGCCAGCCAGGAAAAGGAAGTCCTGCTGATTGAGCGCGGTGTAGAACCGGGTTCGAAGAACCTGTCCGGCGGTGTTTTTTACTGCCGCGTAATGCAGGAAATCTTCCCTAATTTCATTGAAGAAGCCCCGATTGAACGAAAGATTACGCGTAACTGCATTTCCTTCTTGAACAAGGAATCTTTCGTCAACGTGGACTACTGGGATGGGCGTCTAGCCGAACCTGTGAATGCGGTGACCGTCCTACGGGCCAAGTTCGATCCGTGGCTTTCGCGGCAGTGCGAAGAAGCGGGCGTGACCGTGATGCCTGGCATCAAGGTCGACTCTTTGGTCAAGGAAGATGGGCGTTACATTGGCGTCCGCGCAGGTGAGGACGAACTGAAGGCGCGCGTGATTATCGCGGCTGACGGCGTCAACTCCTTCATTAGCAAGGACGAGGGGCTGCGCGATCGCGAACCTAAAGAGAATCTGGCGGTGGGCGTCAAGTCCGTCATCCAGCTTGGGGAAGGTCGCATTCGCGAACGCTTCAACCTGAACGAGGACGAGGGTGCCGCCTACGCCATCGTGGGCGATTGCACCGAGGGCGTCGCAGGTGGCGGATTCATGTACACCAACAAGGAATCCGTATCCATCGGTATTGTGGCGCGCCTCGATGACATCGAGAAGAAGGGCAAGGTCTCTTCTGATCTGCACGACCACTTCCTTTCCCACCCCGCAATCGCGCCGTTCCTCAAGGATGGGGAACTGCTCGAGTACGGCTGCCACCTGGTAGCTGAAGGCGGATCCAAGATGCAGCACGACCTGGTCCACCCCGGCCTTATTGTTATCGGCGACGCCGCTGGATTCACTCTGAACACCGGCTTCACTGTTCGCGGCATGGACCTAGCTGCTGGTAGCGCGCAGGCTGCAGCCCGAGCCGTGCTCGCCGCCCTCGACAAGAAGGACTATTCGAAGGAAGCGCTGAGCGCCTACATCACCGAATACGAATCCATGTTTGTCGGCAAGGATATGAAGACTTACGCAGGCGCGCCAGAATTTCTGGAAAACGACGAAATGTACGGCGAGGTCGGTGAACTGGTGGCGAACGTCCTGTACGGCGTTTACAACCACGACCTCACCCCGCGCAAGCACCTGGTGAAGGTCGCGTGGGATGCGTTCAAGGAATCGCCGCTGAAACTAACCAAGCTAGCCAAGATCGCCGTTCAAGGTATGAGGTCGATGTAA